The genomic segment CTAACTTTTTTCTATCAGTTATAGATTCATCTTATTTTTATATCGTAATATTTATTGAAATACCACTATTCTATAAGCCCTTAATAATTtacaaatatttcaaataacAATTGCAATAAAGTAGAGTCTTTGAGAGCTTCAAAAAAATCAAAGAGAGAAAAAATTGTTatagaatgaatttttttaaaaaaaatttgaaatagaattaaatatgacataattaaatattattatgaaaAAAAGACGAGGGAAGAAAGTCAAAAGCACATGACTATAACCATAAAATAtggttaattagtattaattaattgacTAAATGTGAATTATCACATATGCTACTTGATAATGAAAATAAGTAAATATGGGATTTGAATCATCTGTTGTGCCTGAACCTGTGATGTGCtctttttacacgagatgatcagATGATCATCTCGTTACGCATCAGATGATCAACTGATCATCTCGAGTAAAAAGTACAAAACACATGTTCACGCAGTAGCAAAACTTAACCTTCACTTTTGAATTAATTCACATCAAAAGTTTGTGCTTCATGATCCAACAAACTTGGAATTTAAACAAGGAATACTTAAGATCCAaaacttgaaattttgaaaaattatctaAAGCTATATGATAGTTGTTTATATTGGCCATTTTTGGATGGATGTTTTAGAGTCTGTTGTAGCCTCTACTAATTAAATGCACATAGCTTGTTCCTTAAAGAAAACAAAGTTGTGAATTTGAAACCTGATTCATGTGGCTTCATGTATCTCGACCTTGTAAATTAATAGCATCGGTGAGAACATGGGACAATGCGAGCATGTGAACATAGGAAGAAATACAAGAAGTAAAATGCAATGAAATTTGAGATGTACACAATACAGCAGAGTATGCAGGTAGAGTGTTAACATAATCTCCCTAACACGACAACACTATAAACATACCAATGAATGATAAAAATGAAAAGTCAAGAATGGATCAATCACTCTGactgaaatttgaaattgaaaacTAATGGCTTGCTAGGTCCAGTCCATTAGCTTATGGCGCTTTTGGGATTTCTGGCGATGTTGGTTTAGGTAGTTCTGGGAGCTTAGGTATTTCGGGTACAGACGGGAGTTCAGGTTTTGGTAAAGTTGGGAGCTCCGGCTTGGGAACTGTTGGGAGCTCAGGCTTGGGCAGTGCTGGCAGCTCAGGTTTTGGCAGTGTGGGCTGCTCCGGCTTGGGAACCGATGGGAGATCAGGCTTGGGCAGTGTGGGAAGCTCCGGTTTAGTCAAAGTCGGCAGCTCCGGTTTGGGGACCGTTGGAAGCTCGGGTTTGGGCAGTGAGGGAAGCACCAGTTTTGGCAGAGCGGGCAGCTCAGGTTTCGGTGAGATTTGGATTTGAGGCAAAGGAAACTCTGGCTTAGGAATTTCGGGCAGTGTTGCTTCGAGGAGGTGGCGTGCGTCGGCTTGCATGCTTTTGCTCTTTATTGATGACAGAGCTATAAGCAAGAAAAGTAACACAGAAGTGTGGTTGCTAGTAGCCATAGTTTGATACAAAGACAAAGCTCGGTGTGCTTTAGATATGAACTAAGTTATGCATTACTAGGTATCAAGATTCTATATAGAAGTGGGATGTGGAGAAGTGGAAACCATTTTGGCTTGGTTGGTAGGAAAATTTGTGTGTTAGTTCAACTTTTTTTTGCTGGTGTGATCTTAAAGTCTCCAGATTCGAACTAGAGAACTCTAATTAGACACCTAAATTGTGACACTTAAACAGATAAAAGTTGTTGGGCCGATTCTCAACCACTATATCAAAATACAGAGGTATAAATTATCATACATGATAAAATACTCTGAATCTTAAGGTTCGGTTCGATTGTCATACCATGTATGTCATCAAATAGGACAGAAAGGAAAATCGTTGTTCTGCTCTCCCAACTTACAAGAATTGAGCATGCATGTAATATTGGCTTTACTATCGGTTAAAGGACCGAAAGCGCTTCATTAAACCAAAAGTTATAGATTTCAACTCAAACCCGTAAAACTGTATAACAGACTAAGTGCTATGTTCCGATCATCATGTGCGTACACAGCTACATAGAATAGCAAAAGACAATAGTTACTGACATAGACCGGAAATATTAAGAGCTGTCAAGCTTTGGGACTATAATCTGCACACATGTGTTTTATGAAATCACAAAACATCAAGCTGGTAGACAATAACATGTATCAGGGAGTGTGAACTTACTGAATCGAGCTAAAAAGTTCCCGAGCTCTGTATGCATGCTAGAGTTGTTTCGTTTAATCTGTTTTTATTCAAACATGAATTCAACACAGCAAGATTTACTGCAGcatattttcaatttaaataccAAAAAAGGGAATGAATTCAGAAGGATTCTCAAAAGAAGAAATGTTCTAATAGTGACAACCAGTTGGATagttcttttttgtttttaatttagATCAGATTCGCTTTATTGAAGTTGAGAATTTATGTATCATTTAGAAGATTTaacttcaactctagaaaaggAGCTAAGATCAATCACCTGGTATGATAACTTATTTGCAGTAACATTATCGATGTAACACAAACTCGGTCTAGTATTTGTTATTTGGTTCAGTGTGAACTCTACATTAATTTTCTCTTTTGACCAAATTTTTTGTCATGCTTGATGCTTAATCCTCGCCTAAAAagcatattgattcattgaATGAAACAATGAATCTCTCACTCTTTAATTTGTGTAATCTGATCCATATTCATATTGAAAGacgaaaaattttatttatgcaaGTAAACAAAGAGAAAGACCACAGATTTAATTTTATCACCACAATAGGCTCATGAGAAAACTGAAACAACATATGAGATGTATATAAAATTTACATTATGTAGTGAAATACACAAGTGCATATCCATAACATCTCTCATAAAAAGCAAGAATTTACAATGATGATGACAAAACACAAAAACCACGATGACAAATGAATAAATCTCCAGGAAATAATGTTGATACAAGTGCTAGGTCCAGTGCATGAACTCATGGAGCTTTCGGCACTTCTGGAAATATGGATTTAAGCAATTCTGGGAGCTTTGGTAGTTCAGGCAGCTTAGGAACTTCTGGGAATTCAAGTTTTGGCAACGTTGGCAGCTCCGGCTTAGGAAACGTTGGAAGCTCAGGTTTCGGTAAAGTCGGTATCTCAAGCTTGGGAACTGTTGGCAGCTCAGGCTTGGGAAGCACAGGCAGCTCAGGTTTTTGCAATGTTGCATCAAGGAGGTGGCGTGCCTCCGCTTGCATTTTGTCTCCCATTATTGAAGATAAagccaaaagaaagaaaagaaaaacagtGGGGTGGTTGCTAGAagccatttttttttatcaaaagaCAAATTGCTCAGTTTAGATTTAAATTAAGTGCTTCAATCTTTAACCAAGTTATGCATTAGAAAGTATGCTGATGTTTATATAGTAATGGAATGTGGAGAAGTGGAACATGTTTGGCTTGGTTGGTAGGAAAATTTGTGTTAGTTCAACTTCTCATTGATATTATGACCACAAAATCTTGTGATTCATAATCTCTCGGTTAAGTTATCTGTGGGCTTTAGTGATTTGATACTAATggaaggtttttttttttttttttttgggaatagATTGATTAGCTAATGGAAAATATAAGTGTAAGCAAGTGATTTGATGGATAGGACtgcatattataaatataaattaaatttatagtCATGTATTTTGTGggcattaaaaataatcaaaaattaaaagttaatacACCTAAATCAAACATTAAAAACTTAGTGGATCAAATCAAGGTATCATCTTTCTTAGGACAAGTAGTTTCCTTTCGACCCTATCAGTTACAAATTTCCAGTTGTGAAAAAGGGGTGTGATTTGCACTCCAAACTATGGCAGGATACATATTCCTCTGTTACGGAGGCTCTGCAATCTGCATATCAGGGAAACattcaaagaaaaaaatcaccaaaagtaagaaaaaaaacACCATATAATTGAAATCTCGACGAGTTGAAAACCTGAAGCTGTCGTGGCTGCACACAGAGATCTCGAGTAGAATAGAAACATAACAGATAACTAGTCACAGATGGAACAAAAGATACACTTATCTTTTTTCAAGCATCACTACCAACTGTCTAACTTCAACCTCGTAAAATTAAGCACATTGTCTTTTCACCGAAAATAACTACTCATTTTCACCAACCAACACATCCGAATATCCAGATACAACAGATTCAGAGACTAAACAATTACATGGCTAGAAAGTGAAAAACTAGTACCAAATTCGTCCTATTACCACGCTAGACCTAGATTGCAAGGGACAAAATCCAGGTTCAAACAATAGAATTACACCAATACAGATTATGATCACAAGTTAGTCTGTTAAACATGCCAGCTACTTAAACAATTCGTTAAACAGATAGAACTACTAAAGCCACCAAGGAAATAAGCTGGGGAGAACATTTCACGACTAAAAAACAAATCATGCCTAAAAAGGttaaatttatatgctaatagaAAGCACGCAACTAGGATTCAGCTCCTAACCAAATAGCGTCAAGTACATTATTTTTTGAGAACATGTAGAACAATATTACCATAAacaatatgattcaaaatttgattAGCAACACCATGAAATGCAAATAGACAACCAAAATAATGTGTGATGCAACTAAGTTTTTTGTTTCATGTGAGTTGGGATGCCGTAAAATATGTCTAAGCGAGACAAGTAATATACATAATCAAATTGAaccataacaaaaaataaagaaagaaatatcCAAGTTGATCTAATTAATTTACTACTACATAAAAATTACAGCACAAAAGACGGCTTACTACGCTGTGCAACCATCATAAACCTCGTAGTTACTAAAAGTTACAACCGACAGAGGTGTTACTTTATCACGAAGCCTTGACAACCTTGTCATCGCCAACAACATTAAGAATCGGAAGACTGCTAAGAAATTCATCAAGACCCTCGAAAAAACCAATGCCTTCTATGTTATCATCCTCCCCACGTCCTGGTCCGTTCCCTTGGTTCTCCCTAGGTGCTGCAGTCTCCTCAGTTTCATTGCTAAACTCCACATTCAAATCCAATTTCCCGAAATTCTTGGCAACCCTGCCAGGTTGCTTCCGAGCATTGTTTATTGCTCCTTTTTTAGAAGGCTCACCTGTCGTCTTATTTGCCACCTCTAACTCGTTTGGAGATACAAATCCATCTTTCCCATTAACAGTATTACCTTTATCAACTTGCAAATTCTTAACACTTCTGCTGGTCGTCCCACTTGAACCCCTTCCTTTTACATTACTCGTTTTCTTTTTCTTAATCTTATTTTTATCCTGCCAATCGGCATCATCTGAATCACTTGGCTCCGATAACTCCACTAAAACATTATCATCATCATAGTAAACCCTCGGACCTGAATTATTCATTCCCCTTCCCCTTCCCCGACCCATTCCGGGGAAAGAGAACATAGGCGAAAATGGAGTCCATGTTGAAGCTGCGGCCCTATTTTTCTCCCAATTCTCCATGGAGACACCCAACGGCAAAAAGCCCCAGCAGCAGAAGTACCCCTCTTGCCCATCAACAGTTGGCGGTGGTGGAATCACCACTGCTTGAAATGCCCTTTTACAGTTCTGGCACCTCAGAGTGCAATCAGCATACTCCCTAGGATACTCATACACATAAAAGCAATACGGGCATGTCGTCCAAAAGCTCAAATCGCCCTCATTTCCCTCCTCTTGCACGCCCACTTTCTCCATTTCTTCCTCATTCACTCCATCTTCTACATTCTCACTAGCATACGCATCATTCGTAGTTTTATCATCAACGCTTGAGTAATCTTGCAATGGCTCTTTCTGCTTATTATTATTAACCTGCTCCTGGGTTGACCAAGAGGCAAAAGCCACATTACCAGCAGGAAAGCCAGTATAGCTTGGCTGTGTCGGCTGGTACACCGGTTCCTGAGTCGACTTAGAACCAGAAGGAGACCCAAAACCTAAATTAGAAGGAGAAGCAAAACTCATAAAATTCTGCTGTTCGCGGGTCGACCCAAGACTAACTGAATCGACCTGCTGCTGTGCCGTATGTAACTGTGGAACTTGAGGAGGAAAATGAACTGAACCACCGGTACTGCTTCCACCAGCATGAACTTGTGGCAGAGCTACGTTACTTGGACCGCTGGCCCCGAAGAACATGAAGTTCTGGGGCAATGTGGGGAGAGGATTATGAAAAGGGTCCGTTTGCAAGTAAAAGGCGAGTTCTTTATCGTAAATCGCTTTCCTCGAAGGGTCCGAGAAAACCGACCAAGCATCAACAACAAGACGAAAAGCCTGCTCAGCAAAAGGGAATTTGTTCCTCTGCGGATTGAGGACAAGCGCAAGGCT from the Primulina tabacum isolate GXHZ01 chromosome 8, ASM2559414v2, whole genome shotgun sequence genome contains:
- the LOC142554044 gene encoding uncharacterized protein LOC142554044, whose translation is MEHPFFPTTTTRAEALRWLTISEKLLSARDLMGSKSFATRARDSDPTLTPADQILAIVDTLLVGDSRIGNNQQDWYSILRLTPQQGRDSELIASQYRSLALVLNPQRNKFPFAEQAFRLVVDAWSVFSDPSRKAIYDKELAFYLQTDPFHNPLPTLPQNFMFFGASGPSNVALPQVHAGGSSTGGSVHFPPQVPQLHTAQQQVDSVSLGSTREQQNFMSFASPSNLGFGSPSGSKSTQEPVYQPTQPSYTGFPAGNVAFASWSTQEQVNNNKQKEPLQDYSSVDDKTTNDAYASENVEDGVNEEEMEKVGVQEEGNEGDLSFWTTCPYCFYVYEYPREYADCTLRCQNCKRAFQAVVIPPPPTVDGQEGYFCCWGFLPLGVSMENWEKNRAAASTWTPFSPMFSFPGMGRGRGRGMNNSGPRVYYDDDNVLVELSEPSDSDDADWQDKNKIKKKKTSNVKGRGSSGTTSRSVKNLQVDKGNTVNGKDGFVSPNELEVANKTTGEPSKKGAINNARKQPGRVAKNFGKLDLNVEFSNETEETAAPRENQGNGPGRGEDDNIEGIGFFEGLDEFLSSLPILNVVGDDKVVKAS